One genomic segment of Spirochaetales bacterium includes these proteins:
- a CDS encoding ATP-binding protein gives MENRIKLLNFNIIEEDTKNIEFQLNNIELDDFNLLIGDNAQGKSRSLRAIAFFSKLVSENPKIISTHLKATFNFTLLNSIPEDKICYNIEIFPNGQKKNKYIEEIIRNDTTIFSSKEKENILFNEKEKKEIKDFYISEYISAISSITESGFFTISLVRNFFQRIVLISAIKSRTITNQPDSVIPNEEWSNIASVMQTWKKSYPDEYREILMELKDLFSFIKDFSFREAKFENVIFPMMVISENNMVKDIIQTQWSDGIYRALNILLSPKIPFEISGVKMTPSLILIDEIENGLDYKTLKKIIKYLIDYSEDMQIIITSHSPLVCELVHPDHWRIIKRNKSQINALSPREIESDLKSEMDLFQQKHWDFYTKHIGNSEKYNY, from the coding sequence ATGGAAAACAGAATAAAATTGCTAAATTTTAATATAATTGAAGAAGACACGAAAAATATAGAATTTCAATTAAATAATATCGAACTTGATGATTTTAATCTCCTCATTGGAGACAATGCACAGGGTAAATCAAGATCATTGCGGGCAATTGCATTTTTTTCAAAGTTGGTCTCGGAAAATCCTAAAATTATTTCTACACACTTAAAAGCAACTTTTAATTTTACTTTACTTAATTCTATCCCAGAGGATAAAATATGCTATAATATAGAAATATTTCCAAATGGCCAGAAAAAAAACAAATATATCGAAGAGATAATACGGAACGATACTACGATATTTTCTTCCAAAGAAAAAGAAAATATTTTATTTAATGAAAAAGAGAAAAAAGAAATAAAGGATTTTTATATTTCTGAATATATTTCGGCCATATCTTCCATAACGGAATCCGGTTTTTTTACCATCAGTCTCGTAAGGAATTTCTTTCAGCGAATAGTGCTTATTTCAGCGATAAAAAGCAGAACGATAACGAATCAGCCGGATTCAGTTATACCAAATGAGGAATGGTCAAATATTGCTTCCGTCATGCAGACATGGAAGAAGTCATATCCGGATGAATATAGAGAAATACTAATGGAACTTAAGGATTTATTCAGCTTTATAAAAGATTTTTCATTCAGGGAAGCAAAATTTGAAAATGTAATATTTCCGATGATGGTAATAAGTGAAAATAATATGGTAAAAGATATTATACAAACTCAATGGTCGGATGGTATATATCGAGCTCTCAATATTTTATTATCGCCCAAAATACCATTTGAAATTAGCGGAGTAAAAATGACACCTTCATTGATTCTTATAGACGAAATTGAAAATGGACTCGATTATAAAACATTAAAAAAAATAATCAAGTATTTGATCGATTATTCTGAAGACATGCAGATTATAATTACAAGCCATTCTCCCCTTGTTTGCGAATTGGTTCATCCCGATCATTGGAGAATTATAAAAAGAAATAAATCCCAAATAAACGCATTATCACCCAGGGAAATTGAATCCGACCTTAAGAGTGAAATGGATTTGTTTCAGCAAAAACATTGGGATTTTTATACGAAACATATCGGTAATAGTGAAAAATATAACTAC